The proteins below come from a single Pseudarthrobacter sp. SSS035 genomic window:
- the gltB gene encoding glutamate synthase large subunit, whose amino-acid sequence MTHLHSPRWSEKIGSQGPVSPFKRFAALPEARGLYNPENEKDACGLAIIATLRGEPGYDIVDAALTALRNLEHRGAVGADEGTGDGAGLLMQIPDEFFRAVTEFELPAPGQFVAGTAFLPAEQREADAAKAGIEGLAADEGLTVLGWREVPIVADLVGAMARACMPYFSQPFLASATGEELDRNELDSRAWRIRKRAQNKFGVYFPSLSSRTIVYKGMLTTAQLEPFYPDLSDKRFKTKLAIVHSRFSTNTFPSWPLAQPFRTIAHNGEINTVKGNRNWMRARQSQLANPLLGDSPEELYPICTPGASDSASFDEVAELLWLSGRPITHSIMMMIPEAWENHATMDPARRAFYEYHSLLMEPWDGPAAVSFTDGNLVGATLDRNGLRPGRYWITEDGLIIFASEVGVIDVEPSKVVKKGRVSPGKMFLVDTDAGRIIDDEEVKAEVAAANPWAEWVKDNLIDLKDLPEREHVVHTAASVNIRQRTFGYTTEELKILLGPMARTGAEPLGAMGSDTPIAVLSKRPRLLFDYFVQSFAQVTNPPLDAIREELVTSLTCAIGPNGNLLDTKQVRQPQVMLPFPVINNDQLAKIANIETPDGDRVAMKVRGLYRPEGGENALRARLTEICEQVSGAINRGVQYVVLSDRDSNAQWAPIPSLLLVSAVHHHLLRSANRTKTALVVEAGDVRETHHVAVLIGYGASAVNPYLAMESVEQLITAGDVVGVTPQDGVYNLIKGLGKGVLKIMSKMGISTVASYTGAQTFEALGLGQELVDEFFAGTHSQLGGVGLDVIAAEVSARHQMAYPEGGIELPHRPLLGGGEYQWRRDGEPHLFNPETVFRLQHATRERRYDIFKAYTKGVDDQSENLMTLRGLLKFKNDRPAVPLEEVEPVSSVVKRFSTGAMSYGSISKEAHETLAIAMNQLGGKSNTGEGGEDVDRLLDPKRRSAVKQIASGRFGVTSLYLTNADDIQIKMAQGAKPGEGGQLMAQKVYPWVARTRHSTPGVGLISPPPHHDIYSIEDLAQLIYDAKRANPSARVHVKLVSEVGIGTVASGVTKAKADVVLVSGHDGGTGASPLNSLKHAGVPWELGLAETQQTLMLNGLRDRVVVQVDGQLKTGRDVVIAALLGGEEFGFATAPLVVEGCIMMRVCHLDTCPVGVATQNPELRARFTGKPEFVVNFFEFLAEEVREILAELGFRSIEEAIGHAEVLDAREAINHWKADGLDLDPILHGLEFDDDAPLRNMTSQNHELDKHFDQRLITMATEALTDRSPVKIAVDVINTDRSVGTMLGHTVTKTFSTDVLAPDTIDITLTGTAGQSLGAFLPAGITLRLFGDSNDYVGKGLSGGRIIVRPDRTNVFKAESNVIAGNVIGYGATSGEMFLRGQVGERFLVRNSGATAVVEGIGDHGCEYMTGGQTLIIGRTGRNFGAGMSGGTAYVLDLQTTQVNKDALQSGELQLVELDAEDRDIVHGLLVKHVEETESLHAARLLENFDDTAARITKVLPRDYAAVLQTRLDAIEEGLDPDGEEVWARILEVTGG is encoded by the coding sequence ATGACCCATCTTCATAGCCCACGTTGGTCCGAAAAAATAGGATCGCAGGGCCCCGTCTCCCCGTTCAAGCGCTTTGCCGCGCTGCCCGAGGCCCGGGGTCTGTACAACCCAGAGAACGAAAAAGACGCCTGTGGCCTGGCGATCATCGCCACGCTCCGCGGCGAGCCCGGCTACGACATTGTCGACGCGGCCCTGACCGCGCTCCGCAACCTGGAGCACCGCGGTGCTGTGGGCGCCGACGAGGGAACCGGTGACGGTGCCGGCCTGCTGATGCAGATCCCGGACGAGTTCTTCCGCGCCGTCACTGAATTCGAGCTCCCCGCACCGGGCCAGTTTGTTGCCGGTACCGCCTTCCTCCCTGCCGAGCAGCGCGAAGCCGACGCCGCCAAGGCCGGCATCGAAGGCCTTGCCGCCGATGAAGGCCTGACTGTGCTCGGCTGGCGCGAAGTGCCCATCGTCGCAGACCTCGTGGGCGCCATGGCCCGCGCCTGCATGCCCTACTTCTCACAGCCCTTCCTTGCCTCGGCCACCGGCGAGGAACTGGACCGCAACGAGCTCGACTCACGCGCCTGGCGGATCCGCAAGCGTGCCCAGAACAAGTTCGGCGTGTACTTCCCGTCGCTGTCCTCGCGCACCATCGTCTACAAGGGCATGCTCACCACGGCCCAGCTGGAGCCGTTCTACCCCGATCTTTCGGACAAGCGTTTCAAGACCAAGCTGGCGATCGTCCACTCGCGCTTCTCCACCAACACGTTCCCGTCCTGGCCGCTGGCCCAGCCGTTCCGCACCATCGCCCACAACGGTGAAATCAACACCGTCAAGGGCAACCGGAACTGGATGCGCGCCCGCCAGTCCCAGCTCGCCAACCCGCTTCTGGGTGACTCCCCGGAAGAGCTGTACCCCATCTGCACCCCCGGTGCGTCAGACTCCGCGTCCTTCGACGAAGTCGCCGAGCTGCTCTGGCTCTCCGGCCGCCCCATCACGCACTCGATCATGATGATGATCCCCGAGGCCTGGGAAAACCACGCCACCATGGATCCGGCACGGCGGGCGTTCTACGAATACCACTCCCTGCTCATGGAACCGTGGGACGGCCCCGCCGCCGTCTCCTTCACCGACGGCAACCTCGTCGGCGCCACCCTGGACCGCAACGGCCTGCGCCCCGGACGCTACTGGATCACCGAAGACGGGCTGATCATCTTCGCCTCCGAGGTGGGCGTGATCGACGTCGAACCCTCCAAGGTGGTCAAGAAGGGCCGGGTTTCGCCGGGCAAAATGTTCCTCGTGGACACCGACGCTGGCCGCATCATCGACGATGAAGAGGTCAAGGCCGAGGTCGCTGCCGCGAACCCCTGGGCCGAGTGGGTCAAGGACAACCTGATTGATCTCAAGGACCTCCCCGAGCGCGAGCACGTGGTCCACACGGCCGCGTCCGTCAACATCCGCCAGCGGACCTTCGGGTACACCACCGAAGAGCTCAAGATCCTGCTCGGCCCGATGGCCCGCACCGGCGCCGAGCCGCTGGGTGCCATGGGTTCGGACACCCCGATCGCAGTGCTGTCCAAGCGTCCCCGGCTGCTGTTCGACTACTTTGTGCAGTCCTTCGCGCAGGTCACCAACCCACCGCTGGACGCCATCCGTGAAGAGCTGGTCACGTCGCTGACCTGCGCCATCGGCCCGAACGGCAACCTGCTGGACACCAAGCAGGTCCGCCAGCCGCAGGTCATGCTGCCGTTCCCCGTGATCAACAACGACCAACTCGCCAAGATCGCCAACATCGAAACGCCCGACGGCGACCGCGTGGCCATGAAGGTCCGTGGGCTCTACCGCCCCGAAGGCGGCGAGAACGCGCTGCGTGCCCGGCTCACCGAGATCTGCGAGCAGGTGTCCGGCGCGATCAACCGCGGCGTGCAGTACGTTGTGCTGTCCGACCGCGACTCGAACGCGCAGTGGGCGCCGATTCCTTCGCTGCTCCTGGTCAGCGCCGTGCACCACCACCTGCTGCGCAGCGCCAACCGCACCAAGACCGCCCTGGTGGTCGAGGCCGGCGACGTCCGCGAGACGCACCACGTGGCTGTCCTGATCGGCTACGGCGCCTCCGCCGTGAACCCGTACCTCGCCATGGAATCCGTGGAGCAGCTCATCACCGCCGGTGACGTTGTTGGGGTCACCCCGCAGGACGGCGTCTACAACCTGATCAAGGGCCTCGGCAAAGGTGTCCTCAAGATCATGTCCAAGATGGGCATCTCCACAGTTGCGTCCTACACGGGTGCGCAGACGTTCGAGGCCCTGGGCCTCGGCCAGGAACTGGTGGACGAGTTCTTCGCCGGCACTCACTCCCAGCTGGGCGGCGTGGGCCTGGACGTCATCGCCGCCGAAGTTTCGGCGCGGCACCAGATGGCCTACCCCGAAGGCGGCATCGAACTGCCGCACCGCCCGCTCCTGGGCGGCGGCGAATACCAGTGGCGCCGCGACGGCGAGCCGCACCTGTTCAACCCGGAGACCGTCTTCCGCCTCCAGCACGCCACACGTGAGCGCCGCTACGACATTTTCAAGGCGTACACCAAGGGCGTGGATGACCAGTCCGAGAACCTGATGACCCTGCGCGGGCTGCTCAAGTTCAAGAACGACCGTCCCGCTGTTCCGTTGGAGGAAGTGGAGCCCGTCTCCAGCGTTGTGAAGCGCTTCTCCACCGGCGCCATGAGCTACGGGTCCATCTCGAAGGAAGCCCACGAGACCCTCGCGATCGCCATGAACCAGCTGGGCGGAAAGTCCAACACCGGTGAAGGCGGCGAGGACGTGGACCGCCTGCTGGATCCGAAGCGCCGCTCTGCTGTCAAGCAGATCGCGTCGGGGCGGTTCGGCGTCACCAGCCTGTACCTGACCAACGCTGACGACATCCAGATCAAGATGGCCCAGGGTGCCAAGCCCGGCGAAGGCGGCCAGCTGATGGCGCAGAAGGTGTACCCCTGGGTTGCCCGGACGCGCCACTCGACGCCCGGCGTCGGCCTGATTTCACCGCCCCCGCACCACGACATCTACTCCATCGAGGACCTCGCGCAGCTCATCTACGATGCGAAGCGCGCCAACCCCTCGGCCCGGGTGCACGTCAAGCTCGTCTCCGAAGTGGGGATCGGCACTGTGGCGTCGGGTGTCACCAAAGCGAAGGCCGACGTCGTACTGGTCTCCGGCCACGACGGCGGAACCGGCGCGTCCCCGCTGAACTCGCTCAAGCACGCGGGTGTGCCGTGGGAGCTGGGGCTCGCTGAGACCCAGCAGACGCTGATGCTCAACGGCCTGCGCGACCGTGTGGTGGTCCAAGTGGACGGCCAGCTCAAGACCGGCCGCGACGTTGTTATCGCCGCGCTGCTCGGCGGCGAGGAATTCGGTTTCGCCACCGCCCCGCTGGTGGTGGAAGGCTGCATCATGATGCGTGTCTGCCACCTGGACACCTGCCCGGTGGGCGTCGCAACGCAGAACCCTGAACTGCGGGCCCGCTTCACCGGCAAGCCCGAATTTGTGGTCAACTTCTTCGAATTCCTGGCCGAGGAAGTCCGCGAGATCCTCGCGGAACTCGGCTTCCGGAGCATCGAAGAGGCGATCGGCCACGCCGAGGTGCTGGACGCCCGCGAAGCGATCAACCACTGGAAGGCCGACGGCCTGGACCTGGACCCGATCCTGCACGGGCTCGAGTTCGACGACGACGCTCCGCTGCGCAACATGACCTCGCAGAACCACGAGCTGGACAAGCACTTCGACCAGCGGCTGATCACCATGGCCACGGAGGCCCTGACTGACCGCAGCCCGGTGAAGATCGCGGTGGACGTGATCAACACGGACCGCTCGGTGGGCACCATGCTGGGCCACACGGTGACCAAGACGTTCAGCACGGACGTGCTGGCGCCGGACACCATCGACATCACCCTGACCGGTACCGCGGGACAGTCGCTGGGCGCCTTCCTGCCGGCCGGCATCACGCTGCGCCTCTTCGGTGACTCGAACGACTACGTGGGCAAGGGCCTTTCCGGCGGGCGGATCATTGTCCGGCCGGACCGCACCAACGTGTTCAAGGCCGAAAGCAACGTCATTGCCGGTAACGTGATCGGCTACGGCGCCACCAGCGGCGAGATGTTCCTGCGCGGCCAGGTGGGCGAGCGCTTCCTGGTCCGCAACTCCGGGGCCACCGCAGTTGTTGAAGGCATCGGCGACCACGGCTGCGAGTACATGACCGGCGGGCAGACGCTGATCATCGGCCGCACCGGACGCAACTTCGGCGCCGGAATGTCCGGCGGCACCGCCTATGTGCTGGACCTGCAGACCACGCAGGTCAACAAGGACGCCCTGCAGTCCGGCGAACTCCAGCTCGTTGAACTCGACGCCGAGGACCGGGACATTGTCCACGGCCTGCTGGTGAAGCATGTCGAGGAAACGGAATCGCTCCACGCGGCGCGGTTGCTGGAGAACTTCGACGATACTGCTGCCCGCATTACCAAAGTGCTGCCGCGCGATTACGCGGCAGTCCTGCAAACCCGGCTGGACGCCATCGAAGAGGGCCTTGACCCTGATGGCGAAGAAGTATGGGCTCGAATCCTGGAGGTGACCGGTGGCTGA
- the lgt gene encoding prolipoprotein diacylglyceryl transferase, translated as MQILLQAAALVPASIPSPDWSGFDIPLPWGTLRIHAYALCILAGIIVGLWLTSVRWARRGAPEGSVWDIVIWAIPFGIIGGRLYHVVSSPDAYFGPGFDGTGDLWLIPQIQRGGLGIWGAVVLGVLGAWIGCRRSGVKLTAFLDAAAPGLLLAQAVGRWGNYFNQELFGGPTTLPWGLQIDADNPNFPAGMPVDTLFHPTFLYESIWNIAGVLILLALDRRFHFRRARLFWLYAMYYTLGRVWIEAMRIDDAEQINLFGITTRLNVWTSIFVFVAALIVFVLLGLKGRPEPDTPFLAGREPGADDAIDASGEEKAPVRDADSSVSDSESRDNLPNNQNGARIPSTPTEEEPAFRDGDKPVTESPVTGSSRHKATESAPEAGTNK; from the coding sequence ATGCAGATCCTCCTTCAGGCCGCCGCCCTGGTGCCGGCCAGCATCCCCAGCCCGGACTGGTCCGGCTTCGACATCCCGCTGCCGTGGGGGACTCTGCGGATCCACGCCTATGCCCTGTGCATCCTCGCCGGGATCATCGTGGGCCTGTGGCTCACGTCCGTCAGGTGGGCCCGCCGCGGCGCGCCCGAAGGCAGCGTCTGGGACATCGTCATCTGGGCGATTCCCTTCGGCATCATCGGCGGCCGGCTTTACCACGTGGTTTCGTCCCCGGACGCCTACTTCGGGCCCGGCTTCGACGGGACCGGGGACCTGTGGCTCATCCCGCAGATCCAGCGTGGCGGACTGGGCATCTGGGGTGCCGTGGTTCTGGGCGTCCTGGGCGCCTGGATCGGCTGCCGCCGGTCCGGTGTGAAACTCACCGCCTTCCTGGACGCCGCGGCGCCCGGACTGCTGTTGGCGCAGGCCGTTGGCCGCTGGGGTAACTACTTCAACCAGGAGCTCTTCGGCGGGCCCACCACCCTGCCGTGGGGCCTGCAGATTGATGCGGACAACCCCAACTTCCCGGCCGGCATGCCGGTGGATACGCTCTTCCACCCCACGTTCCTGTATGAGTCGATCTGGAACATCGCCGGCGTGCTCATCCTGCTGGCCCTGGACCGCCGATTCCACTTCCGCCGCGCCCGGCTCTTCTGGCTCTACGCCATGTATTACACGCTGGGCCGGGTCTGGATCGAAGCAATGCGGATCGACGACGCCGAACAGATCAACCTGTTCGGGATCACCACCAGGCTCAACGTCTGGACCAGCATCTTTGTCTTTGTGGCAGCACTCATCGTGTTCGTCCTCCTGGGATTGAAGGGCCGCCCGGAACCGGACACTCCCTTCCTGGCGGGCCGCGAGCCGGGTGCAGACGATGCCATTGACGCTTCGGGAGAAGAAAAGGCACCGGTCCGCGATGCGGACTCTTCTGTCTCGGATAGTGAATCGCGTGATAATCTCCCAAATAACCAAAATGGTGCCCGGATCCCTTCCACCCCAACGGAAGAGGAACCGGCATTCCGGGACGGCGACAAGCCCGTAACGGAGTCGCCGGTAACCGGAAGTTCCCGCCACAAGGCAACGGAATCCGCGCCGGAGGCTGGCACGAACAAGTAG
- the trpA gene encoding tryptophan synthase subunit alpha: MTEQTASKSAAAIDRARDAGRSALVCYLPAGYPDVQATIDAGIAMAKNGADLIEIGIPYSDPVMDGPVIQAATTEAIANGFRVESVFDVVAGITAATDVAVLVMTYWNPVVRMGVDEFSRRLAEAGGAGLITPDLIPDEASEWFAASDKYGLDRVFLVAPSSTPERLAMTVKASRGFVYAVSIMGVTGTRQAVSSSAEKLVADTHAAGAERVCVGLGVSNASHVREIAAYADGVIVGTALVAAIRDGGVPAVADLTRDLSAGLVREEA, from the coding sequence ATGACTGAACAGACGGCCAGCAAGTCCGCCGCCGCCATCGACCGTGCGCGGGACGCCGGGCGCTCAGCGCTCGTGTGCTACCTGCCTGCCGGGTACCCGGACGTCCAGGCCACCATTGACGCCGGCATCGCCATGGCGAAGAACGGTGCCGACCTGATCGAAATCGGCATTCCCTACTCGGATCCGGTCATGGACGGCCCCGTCATCCAGGCCGCCACCACCGAGGCGATCGCCAACGGATTCCGGGTCGAGAGCGTCTTTGACGTTGTCGCCGGCATCACCGCAGCCACCGACGTCGCCGTGCTGGTGATGACCTACTGGAACCCCGTGGTCCGGATGGGTGTGGACGAGTTCTCCCGCCGGCTGGCCGAGGCCGGGGGAGCAGGGCTCATCACGCCTGACCTCATCCCGGACGAAGCATCGGAATGGTTCGCCGCCTCGGACAAGTACGGACTGGACCGCGTGTTCCTCGTGGCGCCGTCCTCCACCCCGGAGCGCCTGGCCATGACGGTCAAGGCAAGCCGCGGCTTTGTGTATGCCGTCTCCATCATGGGCGTGACGGGTACCCGCCAGGCTGTCAGCAGCAGCGCGGAGAAGCTCGTTGCGGACACGCACGCCGCCGGTGCCGAACGCGTCTGCGTGGGACTCGGTGTCTCCAACGCCAGCCACGTCCGCGAGATCGCAGCGTACGCAGACGGTGTCATCGTTGGCACCGCGCTTGTTGCCGCCATCCGTGACGGGGGAGTCCCCGCCGTCGCAGACCTCACCCGGGACCTGAGCGCAGGACTCGTCAGGGAAGAAGCCTAA
- the trpB gene encoding tryptophan synthase subunit beta has product MAESSDNADNNAADAFLQGGSLKHAPGPYFGGYGGRWMPESLIAALDELEDTFEKAKADPEFLAQLSDLNKNYSGRPSLLTEAKRFSEHAGGARIFLKREDLNHTGSHKINNVLGQALLAKRMGKTRVIAETGAGQHGVASATAAALLGLECVVYMGAEDCRRQALNVARMQLLGATVVPVVNGSQTLKDAINDALRDWVSNVDNTHYLLGTAAGAHPFPAMVRFFHEVIGEEARAQILEQTGKLPDAVCACIGGGSNAIGIFHGFLDDPSVKIYGFEAGGDGVETGRHAATITLGKPGVLHGARSYLMQDNDGQTIESHSISAGLDYPGVGPEHAYLADIGRVSYEPITDSEAMDAFKLLCRTEGIIPAIESSHALAGAIKVGKRLTEGSADPSETVIIVNLSGRGDKDVETAAEWFDMLDEEGKVKGTNLSTRKPKGPADRAADNNEDQN; this is encoded by the coding sequence ATGGCTGAATCCTCAGACAACGCTGACAACAACGCTGCGGACGCTTTCCTGCAGGGCGGCTCGCTGAAGCACGCCCCGGGGCCATACTTCGGCGGCTACGGCGGGCGTTGGATGCCTGAATCGCTGATCGCCGCCCTGGACGAGCTCGAAGACACCTTTGAAAAGGCCAAGGCAGATCCCGAATTCCTGGCCCAGCTCTCCGATCTGAACAAGAACTACTCCGGCCGTCCCTCGCTGCTGACCGAAGCCAAGCGGTTCTCCGAGCACGCCGGCGGCGCCCGGATTTTCCTCAAGCGCGAGGACCTCAACCACACCGGATCCCACAAGATCAACAACGTCCTGGGCCAGGCCCTGCTGGCCAAGCGCATGGGGAAAACCCGCGTCATCGCCGAGACCGGCGCCGGGCAGCACGGTGTTGCCAGCGCCACCGCCGCCGCGCTCCTCGGCCTGGAATGCGTTGTCTACATGGGCGCCGAAGACTGCCGCCGTCAGGCACTGAACGTCGCCCGGATGCAGCTGCTCGGCGCCACCGTGGTGCCCGTAGTGAACGGTTCCCAGACCCTCAAGGACGCCATCAACGACGCCCTCCGGGACTGGGTCAGCAACGTCGACAACACCCACTACCTGCTGGGCACCGCCGCCGGGGCGCACCCGTTCCCGGCCATGGTCCGCTTCTTCCACGAGGTCATCGGCGAGGAAGCCCGCGCCCAGATCCTGGAGCAGACCGGCAAACTGCCCGACGCCGTCTGCGCCTGCATCGGCGGCGGTTCCAACGCGATCGGCATCTTCCATGGATTCCTGGATGATCCGTCCGTGAAGATCTACGGTTTTGAAGCCGGCGGCGACGGCGTGGAAACCGGCCGGCACGCAGCCACCATCACCCTCGGCAAGCCGGGCGTCCTGCACGGCGCACGTTCCTATCTCATGCAGGACAACGACGGGCAGACCATCGAGTCGCACTCGATTTCCGCAGGCCTGGACTACCCGGGCGTTGGCCCGGAGCACGCGTACCTGGCCGATATCGGCCGCGTCAGCTACGAACCCATCACCGACAGCGAAGCAATGGATGCGTTCAAGCTGCTGTGCCGGACGGAGGGGATCATCCCCGCCATCGAATCCTCACACGCCCTCGCAGGTGCCATCAAGGTCGGGAAGCGCCTCACCGAAGGCAGTGCCGACCCGTCCGAAACGGTGATCATTGTGAACCTTTCCGGCCGCGGCGACAAGGACGTGGAAACCGCCGCGGAATGGTTCGACATGCTCGACGAGGAGGGCAAGGTCAAGGGCACCAACCTGTCCACCCGCAAGCCCAAGGGCCCTGCCGACAGGGCAGCGGACAACAACGAGGACCAGAACTGA
- the trpC gene encoding indole-3-glycerol phosphate synthase TrpC — translation MATVLDDINAGVWEDMEARKRFVSLAELKDLAAAAAPTRDAWSALGGTAVQRDQLKVIAEIKRRSPSKGDLASIVDPAALAEQYADGGAAVISVLTEQRRFRGSLADLDAVRARVDVPLLRKDFTLDEYQIWEARAHGADLILLIVASLSDSQLREFSALSRELGMNVLVETHTEEEIERAVAAEARIIGVNVRNLKTLDVDRSVFASLAGLIPAQALVIAESGVRGVDDVTHYAANGANAILVGEALVSDATPRDRIAEFTAAGAAAIAARA, via the coding sequence ATGGCGACTGTTCTCGACGACATCAATGCCGGTGTCTGGGAGGATATGGAGGCCCGGAAGCGTTTCGTTTCGCTGGCGGAACTGAAGGACCTGGCGGCGGCCGCGGCACCCACCCGGGACGCCTGGTCGGCCCTAGGCGGCACCGCGGTGCAGCGGGACCAGCTGAAGGTCATCGCGGAAATCAAGCGACGGAGCCCGTCCAAGGGAGACCTCGCCAGCATCGTGGATCCGGCAGCGCTGGCGGAGCAGTATGCCGACGGCGGCGCAGCCGTGATCAGCGTCCTCACCGAACAGCGGCGCTTCAGGGGGTCCCTTGCGGACCTGGACGCCGTCCGTGCCCGCGTGGACGTTCCGCTGCTCCGCAAGGATTTCACGCTCGATGAGTACCAGATCTGGGAGGCCCGCGCCCACGGCGCGGACCTGATCCTGCTCATCGTGGCATCGCTCTCCGACAGCCAGCTCCGGGAGTTCAGCGCCCTCAGCCGCGAACTCGGCATGAACGTGCTCGTGGAGACGCATACCGAAGAGGAAATCGAACGTGCAGTGGCGGCTGAGGCGCGCATCATCGGCGTCAACGTGCGCAACCTGAAGACGCTCGACGTCGACCGTTCAGTTTTCGCCTCCCTCGCCGGACTGATTCCGGCCCAAGCACTGGTCATCGCCGAATCCGGTGTGCGCGGCGTGGACGACGTGACGCATTACGCCGCCAACGGCGCCAATGCCATCCTGGTGGGCGAGGCCCTGGTCAGCGACGCAACGCCGCGTGACCGGATCGCCGAATTCACGGCGGCCGGCGCTGCCGCCATCGCCGCCCGGGCCTAG
- a CDS encoding HGxxPAAW family protein has translation MSKAPASVSKSGTRTVAPGVVDHSQELGHGNSPAAWTCVIVMLVGALIASIAFVIANTPIFIAGAAVMVLGLILGYIMRKAGYGVEGSKLKSSGH, from the coding sequence ATGAGCAAAGCACCCGCTTCCGTATCGAAATCAGGCACCCGGACCGTTGCCCCCGGCGTCGTTGACCACAGCCAGGAACTTGGCCACGGCAACAGCCCCGCGGCCTGGACCTGCGTGATCGTTATGCTGGTCGGCGCCCTCATCGCGTCCATCGCCTTTGTCATCGCCAACACCCCCATCTTCATCGCCGGCGCAGCCGTGATGGTCCTCGGCCTGATTCTTGGCTACATCATGCGCAAGGCGGGCTACGGCGTCGAAGGCAGCAAGCTGAAGAGCTCCGGCCACTGA